Proteins encoded by one window of Geobacter sp. DSM 9736:
- a CDS encoding AraC family transcriptional regulator produces the protein MDDKIKSSREALRESIARWTNNSDLYASAIQGLFFFRQDEMTEPMSVVYEPSICMVVQGSKRVLLGTEPYVYDENHYLITSVNLPTFVHALEASKERPLLGLKLTFDIQEVSQLLVDSNFPHHRSQQSGHGMATSEVTLPLLTAFQRLIDLLDEEQEIPILAPIIRKEIIYRLLVGEQGARLRQIASAGSQSQQIARAIEWLKNNFSQPLRIDDLAAQARMSTSSFHNHFRSMTALSPLQYQKHLRMYEARRLMLSESLDAANAAFQVGYESPSQFSREYSRMFGAPPLRDITKLRMMTAKG, from the coding sequence ATGGACGACAAAATAAAATCGTCGCGAGAAGCTTTGCGGGAGAGTATTGCCCGATGGACGAATAACAGTGATCTGTATGCAAGCGCAATTCAGGGGTTATTTTTTTTCAGACAGGACGAAATGACCGAACCGATGAGCGTCGTCTATGAACCAAGTATCTGTATGGTCGTGCAGGGTTCCAAGCGCGTGCTGCTGGGGACTGAACCATATGTGTATGACGAGAATCATTATCTGATTACATCCGTGAACCTGCCCACGTTCGTCCATGCCCTCGAAGCAAGCAAAGAAAGGCCGTTACTGGGGCTCAAATTGACGTTTGACATACAAGAAGTTTCTCAGTTGCTGGTTGACAGTAATTTCCCCCATCACCGTTCGCAACAATCCGGTCATGGTATGGCGACGAGTGAAGTAACACTGCCACTGCTCACTGCCTTTCAGCGCCTGATCGACCTGCTTGATGAAGAGCAGGAGATACCGATCCTGGCACCGATCATCCGGAAGGAGATCATTTACCGTTTACTTGTGGGTGAACAGGGGGCGCGTTTGCGCCAGATTGCGTCGGCGGGAAGTCAGAGTCAACAGATAGCACGTGCGATCGAATGGCTAAAAAACAACTTCTCACAGCCGCTGCGTATTGATGATCTGGCTGCCCAGGCCCGCATGAGCACTTCATCATTTCATAACCATTTTCGGTCCATGACCGCGCTCAGTCCACTGCAATACCAAAAGCACCTTCGCATGTACGAAGCCAGGCGTTTAATGCTGTCGGAGTCACTGGATGCTGCAAATGCCGCGTTCCAGGTCGGTTACGAAAGCCCTTCACAGTTCAGCCGGGAATACAGCCGCATGTTCGGTGCGCCGCCGTTACGGGACATTACGAAGCTTCGTATGATGACTGCTAAAGGATAA
- a CDS encoding cupin domain-containing protein, giving the protein MKITSILLSLSLLVSMGAFASQALAAEEIKLSQTITRAGTQASYKVPAEYFTGTVWVDPLFAANDAAQYSGAYVTFEPGARSAWHIHPTGQRLLVTAGVGRTGEWGGPVEEIKAGDVIWCPPKIKHWHGASPTTAMTHIALTGTINGKNVEWLEKVSDEQYNGKPGGKHE; this is encoded by the coding sequence ATGAAAATTACATCGATCCTGTTATCGCTATCCCTGCTTGTTTCAATGGGTGCTTTTGCCAGTCAGGCGCTTGCCGCCGAAGAAATCAAACTATCGCAAACCATAACCCGGGCCGGCACTCAGGCTTCCTACAAGGTGCCTGCCGAATACTTTACCGGCACTGTTTGGGTCGATCCCCTGTTTGCTGCCAACGACGCGGCACAATACTCCGGTGCTTATGTCACCTTTGAACCGGGCGCCAGATCTGCCTGGCACATTCACCCGACCGGACAACGCCTGCTCGTTACCGCCGGTGTCGGTCGAACCGGGGAATGGGGTGGCCCGGTCGAAGAGATCAAGGCTGGTGACGTGATCTGGTGCCCGCCGAAGATAAAGCATTGGCATGGTGCCTCACCCACCACCGCCATGACACATATCGCCCTCACCGGGACCATCAACGGTAAGAATGTGGAGTGGCTGGAAAAGGTCAGCGACGAGCAGTACAACGGTAAACCGGGTGGCAAGCATGAATAG
- a CDS encoding MFS transporter: MPDGYQDAESASKTTQAAFTGWQLWSAVGSMTLCVAMLIASEFMPVSLLTPIAEDLRATSGMAGQAISISGLFAVVTSLFIATIAGRIDRRHVLMGLTGLMLSSLILIAEASNFAMLMFARALLGVTIGGFWALATATIMRLVPEESVPKALGVMYTGNALATTFAAPIGSYLGAIIGWRGVFWALTPIVVVNLIWQWISLPAMPPQAAQPVAKVFGLLKRRNVAFAMLGVMLTFAGAFATFTYLRPFLETYALVSVPQLSMLLLGLGGAGFAGTYGAGMLLGRHMYSLLRWLPMALSVVTLGLLAAGHILWGVAVVMIAWGALNSAIPVCWSTWLSKGISDEPESGGGLIVAAIQLSIMLGAAFGGLLLDHVSIAATFIGGAILLALASLMIGNGDRIKPRG, encoded by the coding sequence ATGCCAGACGGCTATCAGGATGCTGAATCCGCGTCAAAAACGACACAGGCAGCTTTTACCGGGTGGCAGCTCTGGAGCGCGGTCGGTTCAATGACACTGTGTGTGGCGATGCTGATCGCTTCGGAATTCATGCCGGTCAGCCTGTTGACACCGATAGCAGAAGACTTGCGGGCGACCAGCGGCATGGCAGGCCAGGCGATCTCTATTTCCGGTCTCTTTGCGGTGGTAACCAGTCTGTTCATAGCAACCATCGCCGGGCGCATCGACCGCCGCCATGTGCTGATGGGGCTGACTGGGCTGATGCTGTCCTCGCTGATCCTGATTGCCGAGGCATCCAACTTTGCCATGTTAATGTTTGCCCGGGCGCTTCTGGGGGTAACGATAGGTGGATTTTGGGCTCTGGCCACGGCGACGATCATGCGCCTGGTTCCGGAGGAATCCGTTCCAAAGGCGCTGGGGGTCATGTACACCGGCAACGCTTTAGCTACAACCTTTGCCGCGCCCATCGGCAGCTATCTTGGGGCGATAATCGGCTGGCGTGGTGTTTTCTGGGCACTTACCCCCATCGTCGTAGTCAATCTGATCTGGCAATGGATCAGTCTGCCGGCCATGCCCCCACAGGCCGCTCAACCTGTCGCCAAGGTTTTTGGCCTGCTGAAACGACGTAATGTTGCCTTCGCCATGCTGGGTGTGATGCTCACTTTTGCCGGCGCCTTTGCCACCTTCACCTATCTGCGTCCTTTCCTTGAAACCTACGCCCTAGTGAGTGTGCCCCAGCTGTCCATGCTCCTGCTTGGGCTGGGAGGGGCTGGATTTGCCGGCACATACGGAGCCGGTATGCTGCTTGGTCGCCACATGTATTCTCTGCTCAGGTGGCTGCCAATGGCATTAAGTGTGGTGACACTTGGACTTTTGGCGGCTGGTCATATCCTCTGGGGAGTGGCAGTTGTGATGATTGCCTGGGGTGCTTTGAACTCGGCTATTCCGGTTTGCTGGTCCACCTGGCTGAGCAAAGGCATCAGCGATGAACCTGAAAGCGGTGGCGGGCTGATTGTAGCGGCAATCCAGCTTTCTATCATGCTGGGGGCCGCATTCGGTGGTTTACTCCTGGATCATGTTTCTATCGCCGCAACATTCATCGGTGGTGCGATTCTTCTGGCACTTGCATCCTTGATGATCGGCAATGGCGATCGCATCAAACCGCGCGGATGA
- a CDS encoding iron-containing alcohol dehydrogenase produces MEFEYYNPTRLIFAAGALSRLGEVASQHGKRALLVTGGGSVKRSGVYDRAVASLKRAGVSTVECSGVEPNPRITTVRRGAKIARDEGCDVIIALGGGSTMDAAKVMAAAFYYDGDPWDMIFHGQTVPYVPTRALPVITVPTLAATGSEMNMGAVISNEETKEKSFVQAQCLYPVVALVDPELTMSVPQDQTAYGICDIITHVTEGCFNGVAGTPIQDRFAESVIITAMEYGLKALEDGNNLEARAQVQWASIVALNGWVNAGTNGGFPVHMIEHTLSAYHDITHGAGLAVVNPAWMRFAASHRQEKFVQFAERIFGLDAKNSSDLDCALEGIDRFEAFLKSIGCPTRLSELGIGDTLLTEYAKETVRIIHDDKGLLPGQPPMSEADIVSVLRSAL; encoded by the coding sequence ATGGAATTCGAGTACTACAACCCAACCCGCCTGATCTTTGCTGCCGGAGCACTCTCACGTCTGGGGGAGGTTGCCAGCCAGCATGGCAAACGCGCTCTGTTGGTTACCGGCGGCGGCAGTGTCAAGCGCAGTGGTGTTTATGATCGCGCAGTCGCCAGCCTGAAGCGTGCCGGCGTCTCAACGGTGGAATGCTCCGGCGTCGAGCCCAACCCGAGAATCACCACCGTCAGACGAGGTGCCAAGATCGCTCGGGACGAAGGCTGCGATGTGATCATCGCCCTGGGCGGCGGCAGCACCATGGATGCAGCGAAGGTGATGGCAGCCGCGTTTTACTATGACGGTGATCCTTGGGATATGATCTTCCACGGTCAGACCGTGCCGTATGTCCCGACCCGTGCGCTTCCTGTCATAACCGTGCCGACCCTGGCGGCTACCGGTTCCGAGATGAACATGGGTGCGGTTATATCCAACGAAGAGACGAAGGAAAAGTCATTTGTCCAGGCCCAATGTCTGTATCCCGTTGTCGCCTTGGTGGACCCCGAACTCACGATGAGTGTGCCGCAGGATCAGACCGCGTACGGCATCTGTGACATAATAACCCATGTGACCGAAGGATGTTTTAACGGCGTTGCTGGCACCCCCATTCAGGACCGCTTTGCAGAAAGTGTCATCATCACCGCCATGGAATACGGTCTGAAAGCGCTTGAAGATGGAAACAACCTGGAAGCTCGCGCCCAGGTGCAGTGGGCTTCGATCGTTGCCCTCAACGGCTGGGTTAATGCAGGCACCAACGGGGGGTTCCCCGTGCACATGATCGAGCATACCTTGTCCGCCTATCACGACATCACCCACGGGGCAGGTCTGGCTGTGGTCAATCCGGCCTGGATGCGCTTTGCCGCCAGCCACAGACAGGAAAAGTTCGTACAGTTTGCCGAACGCATTTTCGGTCTCGATGCAAAGAACAGCAGCGATCTGGACTGTGCCCTTGAAGGCATTGACCGCTTTGAAGCATTCCTCAAATCCATCGGTTGCCCCACCCGCCTGTCTGAACTCGGCATCGGTGACACGTTGCTGACAGAGTATGCCAAGGAAACGGTCCGTATCATCCATGATGACAAGGGGCTTTTGCCAGGTCAGCCGCCGATGAGCGAGGCGGATATTGTCTCTGTGCTGCGGTCGGCGCTGTGA
- a CDS encoding aldehyde ferredoxin oxidoreductase family protein, which yields MSRKPGYHGVILHIDLSTGKSEKVAIPAEDLDKFVGGQGLGMKILWDRLKKPGIDPLSPENPLIFMPGPFSGLPVPSSSRTCVVTKSPITSPLKSEYDHASTVSYSNMGGFFGPEIRFAGYDGLVITGKAPELSYVVIDDDKVEIREGKRFKGMRTDAFDKVFLDALGDRRFKTVYIGPAGENLVQYASILHTAGRAAGRGGMGCVMGSKNLKAIAVKGSGQPGVADHQRFLAALEKARSALYGTAYAKSWAEQGTARAIVGNSNAGTEAVRNYREGTFPDADKIGGDAARRDVWVKDIACYCCPLACKKSGITKGKYGGIVHDGPEYETGVMLGSNLLISDMPGLLKAITTLDDLGLDQISTGNVIGFLMEAYEKGLINRTFLDGIDLKWGSVDATLAMIEKIAAKEGVGALAAEGVRALSWHIGKGSEKFAIQVKGLELAAHNIQANQPRGLSYVTASRGACHMSGDNIAMQNRRAMLDSTGMCFFPTFEPALEEPMLAMLSAITGHEYDKAEFEKAGERIFNLEKLFNYREGFRRADDRLPDRFFEDAFTIGSKKGSVLDRGQFEAMLTQYYKDRGWDPESTKPGKAKLQELGLDAA from the coding sequence ATGAGTAGGAAACCTGGGTACCATGGCGTAATTCTGCACATAGACCTTTCCACTGGCAAAAGTGAAAAAGTGGCCATCCCTGCCGAAGACCTGGACAAGTTCGTCGGTGGCCAGGGGCTCGGTATGAAGATTCTCTGGGATCGGCTGAAAAAACCGGGCATCGACCCACTTTCGCCCGAAAACCCGCTCATCTTCATGCCGGGTCCGTTTTCCGGGTTGCCGGTTCCCTCATCGTCCCGGACCTGCGTGGTGACGAAATCCCCCATTACCTCGCCGCTGAAGTCCGAGTATGACCATGCCTCGACTGTTTCCTACTCGAATATGGGTGGTTTTTTCGGTCCGGAGATCAGGTTTGCTGGCTATGACGGTCTCGTCATTACCGGCAAAGCGCCTGAACTCAGCTATGTCGTTATTGATGACGACAAGGTGGAGATTCGCGAGGGGAAGAGATTCAAGGGTATGCGCACGGATGCCTTCGACAAGGTATTCCTGGATGCGCTTGGCGACCGGCGATTCAAGACTGTCTATATCGGTCCGGCTGGGGAGAATCTCGTTCAGTATGCCAGCATCCTGCATACGGCGGGGCGGGCAGCTGGCCGGGGGGGCATGGGCTGCGTCATGGGTTCCAAGAACCTAAAGGCCATCGCGGTGAAGGGTTCGGGGCAACCGGGCGTTGCCGATCATCAGCGGTTCCTGGCCGCTCTGGAAAAGGCGCGATCGGCCTTGTACGGTACCGCTTATGCCAAGTCCTGGGCGGAGCAGGGAACGGCCCGGGCCATCGTTGGCAACAGTAATGCGGGGACTGAGGCGGTTCGGAACTATCGCGAAGGAACCTTTCCGGATGCCGACAAAATCGGCGGCGACGCTGCCAGGCGCGATGTCTGGGTGAAAGACATCGCCTGTTATTGCTGCCCGCTTGCCTGCAAGAAGAGTGGCATAACGAAAGGCAAATACGGCGGCATTGTTCACGACGGCCCCGAGTACGAAACCGGTGTCATGCTTGGCTCGAACCTTCTGATCTCGGACATGCCCGGGCTGTTGAAGGCAATCACCACCCTCGACGACCTGGGCCTGGATCAAATCTCCACAGGCAATGTCATCGGCTTTCTCATGGAGGCCTACGAGAAGGGTTTGATCAATAGGACTTTTCTGGACGGCATCGATCTCAAATGGGGGAGCGTCGATGCGACGCTGGCGATGATCGAGAAAATCGCTGCGAAGGAAGGCGTGGGAGCTCTGGCCGCCGAAGGGGTGAGGGCGCTTTCCTGGCATATCGGCAAGGGGAGTGAGAAGTTTGCCATACAGGTAAAGGGACTGGAACTGGCCGCGCACAACATCCAGGCAAACCAGCCTCGGGGGCTTTCCTACGTCACCGCCTCCCGTGGGGCCTGTCACATGAGCGGCGACAATATCGCCATGCAGAACCGGCGGGCCATGCTCGACTCGACCGGCATGTGCTTTTTTCCCACCTTCGAGCCGGCGCTGGAAGAACCAATGCTCGCTATGCTCAGCGCCATCACCGGACATGAATACGACAAAGCCGAGTTCGAGAAGGCTGGTGAACGGATCTTCAACCTGGAGAAGTTGTTTAATTACCGCGAGGGGTTCCGCCGGGCAGATGACCGACTCCCCGACCGCTTTTTCGAGGATGCTTTCACTATCGGCTCCAAGAAAGGGTCAGTACTTGACCGGGGTCAGTTCGAGGCCATGCTCACCCAGTACTACAAGGATCGAGGTTGGGATCCAGAGAGCACCAAACCCGGGAAGGCAAAGTTACAAGAGCTCGGACTTGATGCTGCTTAA
- a CDS encoding flavodoxin family protein produces the protein MSKKIVVLSGSPRKGGNSELLCDQFIRGATESGNQVEKIFVCDKTINYCTACDACQGNGGKCVQKDDMAEILDKMISADVIVMATPVYFYTMNAQMKTLIDRTYARYTEISNKEMYFIMTAAVGNKDLLERTLESFRGFTACLTGAREKGVICGTGAWNKGDIKKSPAMNHAYEMGKNA, from the coding sequence ATGTCAAAGAAGATAGTGGTATTGTCCGGAAGCCCCAGGAAAGGCGGCAATTCTGAACTGTTATGTGACCAGTTCATTCGTGGTGCAACAGAATCAGGAAATCAGGTAGAAAAGATCTTCGTATGCGACAAGACAATCAATTATTGTACCGCCTGTGACGCCTGTCAGGGTAATGGCGGCAAATGCGTCCAGAAAGACGATATGGCCGAGATACTCGATAAGATGATCAGCGCTGATGTGATCGTTATGGCCACTCCAGTCTATTTCTATACCATGAACGCCCAGATGAAGACATTGATCGACCGAACTTATGCTCGGTACACCGAGATCAGCAATAAAGAGATGTATTTCATCATGACAGCCGCGGTAGGTAACAAAGACCTGCTAGAAAGGACTCTTGAATCATTCAGGGGGTTCACTGCCTGTCTGACTGGAGCCAGGGAGAAGGGTGTCATTTGCGGGACCGGGGCCTGGAACAAAGGGGACATCAAGAAAAGCCCCGCAATGAATCATGCGTATGAAATGGGGAAGAATGCCTGA
- a CDS encoding cyclophilin-like fold protein: protein MKKKLQIILACFFISILSVATIAGAQTMKNESVKKSDSIKIRLRVNDKIITATMIDSKTTRDFISLLPLTLAMNDLFRREKYGHLPKAISTDGGRAYRYEVGEIVYWSPGPDVAIYYRQDGERIPTPGIIVIGKIDSGVESLNVAGSVKVTIELVK, encoded by the coding sequence ATGAAGAAAAAACTCCAGATAATTTTGGCTTGTTTCTTTATTTCAATACTCAGTGTTGCAACCATTGCGGGAGCGCAGACCATGAAAAATGAGAGTGTAAAAAAGTCAGACAGTATAAAAATACGCTTGAGAGTCAATGACAAGATCATCACGGCCACGATGATCGACAGCAAAACTACCCGGGATTTCATTTCCCTGCTGCCGCTAACACTGGCCATGAACGATCTGTTCCGCAGGGAAAAATACGGCCATCTGCCCAAAGCAATCTCGACTGACGGGGGGCGAGCGTACAGGTACGAAGTCGGGGAAATTGTTTACTGGTCTCCTGGTCCTGACGTAGCCATCTACTATCGCCAGGACGGTGAGAGGATACCCACCCCTGGCATCATCGTCATCGGTAAAATTGATTCCGGTGTGGAGTCTCTAAATGTAGCTGGCTCAGTAAAGGTGACAATTGAGCTCGTCAAGTAA
- a CDS encoding alpha/beta hydrolase — MMILGMTGVGAAFAADKSNGADNFYKSDKVTMQKVEFKNQYNMKVAGNLFIPKGLKQNSKNPAIIVGHPMGAVKEQSSNLYATKIAEQGFVTLSLDLSFWGESEGQPRNAVSPDIYAEDFSAAVDFLGTRPYVDRDRIGAIGICGSGSFVISAAKIDPRMKAIATVSMYDMGTAVRSGLGHSQTVEQRKQIISAAAEQRYVEFTGGETKYVGGTAHQLTADTDPIQREFYDFYRTPRGEFTPKSSSPMLTTHPTLTSSVRFMNFYPFNDIETISPRPMLFITGENAHSREFSEDAYKLAAEPKELYIIPGAGHVDLYDRVNLIPFDKLTSFFTKNLK, encoded by the coding sequence ATGATGATACTGGGTATGACAGGCGTTGGCGCTGCATTTGCGGCAGACAAGTCCAATGGAGCAGACAATTTTTACAAGAGCGACAAGGTAACCATGCAAAAGGTTGAGTTTAAAAATCAATACAACATGAAGGTTGCAGGGAATCTGTTTATTCCCAAAGGCTTGAAGCAGAACAGCAAAAATCCCGCGATCATTGTCGGGCATCCAATGGGCGCCGTGAAGGAGCAGAGCTCGAATCTGTATGCCACGAAAATCGCTGAACAGGGGTTCGTAACGTTGTCTCTGGATTTGTCTTTCTGGGGGGAGAGTGAGGGGCAGCCTCGCAACGCTGTCTCGCCGGATATCTATGCCGAGGATTTCAGTGCTGCGGTGGACTTCCTGGGCACCCGGCCGTATGTTGACAGGGATCGGATTGGCGCTATCGGGATTTGTGGCAGCGGGAGCTTTGTCATCAGTGCGGCCAAGATCGACCCGCGCATGAAAGCCATTGCGACCGTCAGCATGTACGATATGGGCACTGCCGTCCGTAGCGGACTTGGGCACTCGCAGACTGTCGAGCAGCGGAAGCAAATCATTTCGGCAGCAGCCGAGCAGCGCTATGTCGAATTCACGGGCGGTGAAACCAAATACGTCGGCGGGACGGCACATCAACTAACTGCGGACACCGACCCAATTCAGCGTGAGTTTTACGATTTCTACCGCACTCCAAGGGGCGAATTCACTCCCAAGAGCTCGTCGCCCATGCTGACGACTCACCCGACATTGACCAGCAGCGTCAGATTCATGAACTTCTACCCGTTCAATGACATCGAGACGATCTCTCCGCGACCGATGCTGTTCATCACCGGTGAGAACGCTCATTCCAGAGAGTTTAGCGAAGATGCCTACAAACTGGCTGCCGAACCGAAGGAACTCTACATTATACCGGGCGCAGGGCATGTGGATCTGTACGACCGGGTGAATCTTATTCCCTTTGACAAGCTCACATCCTTTTTCACAAAAAATCTGAAATAA
- a CDS encoding GNAT family N-acetyltransferase, with product MKSVKEITEQLLTGAAIADALDDLATLRLEIFQEYPYLYRGLREDELTYLGTYAEAPDACVILAYDGSTVIGAATGMPLIHEDAKLRGAFAGTALPLNEVYYVGELLFRPAYRNCGFGRKLLAQLENHIRSLCSYHMITCATVERPEDHPSRPRDYVPITRFLAHTGFARVPGATVHFTWLETDGAKRDHTMSFWSKELI from the coding sequence ATGAAAAGCGTTAAGGAAATAACCGAGCAATTGCTGACCGGTGCTGCAATAGCAGATGCTCTGGATGATCTGGCGACGCTCCGTCTCGAAATTTTCCAGGAGTATCCCTATCTGTATCGGGGGCTGCGAGAAGACGAGCTCACATACCTGGGCACCTATGCCGAGGCACCTGATGCTTGCGTCATTCTCGCCTATGACGGATCTACAGTGATTGGGGCTGCTACAGGCATGCCGCTTATCCACGAAGATGCCAAACTGCGTGGCGCTTTCGCCGGGACAGCGTTACCACTCAACGAGGTGTATTACGTCGGAGAATTGCTCTTTCGCCCGGCATACCGCAATTGCGGTTTCGGTCGGAAACTGCTTGCCCAGTTGGAAAACCACATCCGGTCTCTCTGCAGCTACCACATGATTACCTGCGCCACGGTTGAGCGACCTGAAGATCACCCCTCACGACCTCGTGACTACGTCCCCATTACACGATTCCTTGCCCACACAGGTTTTGCCCGAGTTCCAGGAGCAACGGTACACTTCACGTGGCTGGAGACCGACGGTGCAAAACGTGATCACACTATGTCGTTCTGGAGCAAGGAACTGATTTAA
- a CDS encoding carboxymuconolactone decarboxylase family protein, translating to MNRLVTEFLAIIFAMMFILAAIAEARPMEKKLVLSSKQQGIIPIAAFTATGDLEKLKVSLNEGLDAGLTVNEVKEILVQLYAYTGFPRSLNGIGTFMGVMEERQKKGIKDEVGREASPLPANKSSVELGTNVQTKLVGKPVSGPIYTFTPAIEQFLKGHLFGDIFGRDNLDFQSREIATISALASMDGVNPQLQGHFNVGLNTGLTEAQLKTLISVLSAKVGKKEADNASEVFGKVLSGRKSQ from the coding sequence ATGAATAGACTGGTAACCGAGTTCCTGGCAATCATTTTTGCCATGATGTTTATCCTTGCAGCCATAGCGGAGGCGCGACCCATGGAGAAAAAATTGGTACTAAGTTCAAAACAGCAAGGCATTATCCCCATTGCCGCATTTACCGCCACGGGTGATCTGGAAAAGCTGAAAGTCTCCCTGAATGAAGGGCTGGATGCCGGTCTGACCGTCAACGAGGTCAAGGAAATCCTGGTGCAACTGTATGCATATACCGGTTTTCCGCGCAGTCTAAATGGTATCGGTACCTTCATGGGTGTCATGGAAGAGCGACAGAAGAAGGGAATCAAGGATGAGGTTGGCAGAGAGGCAAGCCCCTTGCCTGCCAATAAAAGCAGCGTCGAACTTGGCACGAACGTTCAGACGAAACTTGTAGGCAAGCCGGTCAGCGGGCCGATATATACCTTCACTCCCGCCATCGAACAGTTTTTGAAAGGCCACCTGTTCGGCGACATCTTCGGGCGTGACAATCTTGACTTCCAGAGCAGGGAGATTGCCACCATATCGGCGTTGGCTAGCATGGATGGCGTTAATCCCCAACTGCAGGGCCATTTCAACGTCGGACTCAATACCGGTCTGACGGAGGCGCAGCTGAAGACCCTGATTTCTGTTCTCAGTGCCAAAGTTGGCAAGAAAGAAGCAGATAATGCCAGTGAAGTATTCGGCAAAGTTTTGAGCGGTAGAAAATCTCAGTGA
- a CDS encoding TSCPD domain-containing protein: MSPKNPRPVAAPGFTIQRRSHCGKLFVTVTTMDGKPFEVFIRFGKAGGCGSAMADGIARLVSYGLRSGLEAKDAVKALYGISCHHGPKTCLHEVASAMRLVMNHLATGKDINSLIEDEDFAEANTMEVPP; this comes from the coding sequence ATGAGCCCCAAAAACCCACGTCCCGTCGCCGCACCGGGATTTACCATTCAACGGCGGTCACATTGCGGCAAGCTCTTTGTGACTGTGACCACCATGGACGGAAAACCTTTCGAGGTCTTCATCCGCTTCGGCAAGGCCGGGGGCTGCGGCTCCGCCATGGCCGACGGCATTGCACGGCTCGTCTCCTACGGACTTCGGTCCGGACTGGAGGCAAAGGATGCGGTGAAGGCACTGTACGGGATTTCCTGTCATCATGGGCCGAAGACCTGCCTCCATGAGGTGGCGTCAGCCATGCGACTGGTGATGAATCACTTGGCGACTGGGAAAGACATCAACAGTCTGATCGAGGATGAGGATTTCGCGGAAGCAAATACGATGGAGGTTCCACCATGA
- a CDS encoding aldo/keto reductase: protein MDNTQNDHTQKTGAAMLDRRKFLIAGAGVVAASLLPHVSAAAQVQEGQKSHRGAGHQSSSLGNRRLGTLEVSSIGLGVQNMSRKYDTTVPYRPEMINVIRDAFDRGVTFFDAAEAYGPFEVERILGEGVAPFRNKVVIATKFGWNIDQETGKRLPGLNSKPEHIKRVVEAMLKRLRTDRIDLLYQHRVDPEVPIEDVAGAVKALMDQGKILHWGLSEMGLKTLRRAHAELPITAVQSEYSMLWRGPEKEVIPTCEKLGIGFVPWSPLGVQFLTGWIDANTRFAPGDFRSTESRFSPENLPHNLALVDLVKKWAERKSATPAQIALAWLMAQKPWIVPIPGTTHKEHMLQNIGASDVRLTASELSELNASVAAIKIRGQRLPDAVQAFSDAEATPKR, encoded by the coding sequence ATGGATAATACACAAAACGACCACACCCAAAAAACTGGCGCTGCCATGCTGGATCGCCGCAAGTTTCTCATCGCAGGAGCAGGAGTGGTCGCAGCCTCGTTGCTGCCACATGTTTCCGCCGCTGCACAAGTTCAGGAAGGACAGAAATCCCACCGGGGAGCAGGTCACCAGTCCTCAAGCCTGGGAAATCGCAGACTCGGCACACTGGAGGTATCGAGCATTGGCCTCGGCGTGCAGAACATGAGCCGCAAGTATGATACTACTGTGCCATACCGTCCGGAAATGATTAACGTCATCCGCGACGCCTTCGATCGTGGCGTCACCTTTTTCGATGCGGCGGAGGCATACGGGCCGTTTGAAGTAGAACGCATTCTCGGAGAAGGGGTGGCTCCTTTCCGCAATAAGGTCGTGATAGCAACTAAATTTGGCTGGAACATCGATCAGGAAACCGGCAAGCGGCTTCCGGGACTCAACAGTAAACCTGAGCATATTAAGCGGGTAGTTGAGGCTATGCTTAAACGTCTTCGAACCGATCGAATTGATCTCCTCTATCAGCACCGCGTTGACCCCGAGGTTCCGATTGAGGATGTAGCAGGAGCGGTTAAAGCCCTGATGGATCAAGGTAAGATTTTGCACTGGGGGCTCTCGGAGATGGGACTTAAGACGCTGCGACGTGCTCATGCAGAATTACCCATCACTGCTGTCCAGAGCGAATACTCGATGTTATGGCGCGGACCCGAGAAAGAAGTAATTCCTACTTGTGAGAAGCTTGGAATTGGTTTTGTTCCATGGAGCCCACTCGGCGTACAGTTCCTGACGGGCTGGATCGACGCCAATACCCGCTTTGCTCCCGGTGACTTTAGAAGTACGGAGTCCCGATTCTCGCCGGAGAACCTGCCGCATAATCTGGCGCTTGTCGACTTGGTAAAGAAGTGGGCGGAACGAAAATCTGCCACGCCTGCGCAAATAGCCCTGGCGTGGCTGATGGCACAGAAACCCTGGATCGTGCCAATCCCCGGGACAACCCATAAAGAGCATATGCTCCAGAATATCGGCGCGAGCGATGTTCGCCTGACAGCATCCGAACTATCCGAGCTGAATGCGTCCGTCGCAGCGATCAAGATCAGGGGACAGCGCCTCCCGGATGCAGTACAGGCTTTCTCAGATGCAGAGGCAACACCAAAAAGATGA